A window of Melopsittacus undulatus isolate bMelUnd1 chromosome 2, bMelUnd1.mat.Z, whole genome shotgun sequence contains these coding sequences:
- the LOC101875409 gene encoding olfactory receptor 52I2-like has translation MAPDPSNSSSSFILVGIPHLEAFSSCLGTLFCSAYIIALLGNGAVLLVIGVDRSLRQPSHCFLAMLAVVDMVMVTSIVPKMLSVLWLNTTEIGGTACFVQMFLVHSTTSEESGVLLAMAADRYVAICHPLRYRAILSHQTIARIGLAIVLRAQLFMVPLSWMVINLPYCHSHVIPHSYCEHMAVAKLACADPRPSELYSVAGSSLIVGTDVAFIAASYGMILNTVLGKRSCRKALSTCGCHICVMLLYYIPGIVSICAQLFDSTVSVPAQVLLADLYLTLPTMLNPIIYSMRTKQIRGALLKMLFSRKLQA, from the coding sequence ATGGCTCCTGATCCCTCCAACAGCAGCTCCTCTTTCATCCTTGTGGGTATCCCCCACCTGGAAGCATTCTCCTCCTGCCTGGGCACCCTTTTCTGCTCAGCCTATATCATTGCCTTGCTAGGAAAcggagcagtgctgctggtcaTTGGGGTGGACAGGTCCCTGCGGCAGCCCTCCCACTGCTTCCTGGCCATGCTGGCTGTGGTTGACATGGTGATGGTGACATCCATCGTGCCCAAGATGCTGAGTGTGCTCTGGCTCAACACCACTGAGATCGGTGGCACAGCCTGTTTTGTGCAGATGTTCCTGGTTCACTCCACCACGTCCGAGGAGTCAGGAGTGCTCCTGGCCATGGCTGCGGACCGCTACGTGGCCATTTGTCACCCCCTCAGGTACCGAGCCATCCTGAGCCACCAAACCATTGCCCGCATAGGCCTGGCTATTGTGCTCAGAGCCCAGCTTTTCATGGTCCCGTTATCATGGATGGTGATCAACCTCCCCTATTGCCATTCCCATGTGATTCCCCATTCCTACTGCGAGCACATGGCCGTGGCCAAGCTGGCGTGTGCAGACCCCAGACCCAGTGAGCTTTACAGTGTTGCTGGGTCCTCTCTCATAGTGGGGACGGATGTGGCTTTCATTGCTGCTTCCTATGGGATGATCCTTAACACTGTCCTGGGGAAGCGATCCTGCCGGAAGGCACTGAGCACCTGTGGGTGCCACATCTGTGTGATGCTGCTCTATTACATCCCTGGCATAGTCTCTATATGTGCACAGCTGTTTGACAGCACTGTGTCTGTGCCTGCACAGGTTCTGTTGGCTGATCTCTACCTCACCCTCCCCACCATGCTCAACCCCATCATTTACAGCATGAGGACCAAGCAGATCCGTGGGGCTCTGCTCAAAATGCTCTTTTCCAGGAAGCTTCAGGCCTGA